One part of the Nostoc sp. PCC 7120 = FACHB-418 genome encodes these proteins:
- a CDS encoding response regulator, with protein MTEYILFVDDEPLIKRLVTHYFRHKIRQGEYEFIFAHNGRDALEKLQANPQIDLLVTDINMPEIDGLTLLSKIRDLNLDIKAVIVSAYEDLKNIRRAMNQGAFDFITKPIDFQELESTMNRALEYVQEIKNKSSLVSSDQLPEVQSKEIYVNNQLVLEKQQEINHSTNLDYIDFQEIETGVNQLINHLRLYQQDFPLASPQILQNAKDIDLASLLLGLPTTIQSMKDKTNQP; from the coding sequence ATGACTGAGTATATATTATTTGTTGACGACGAACCATTAATAAAACGTTTAGTAACTCATTATTTTCGGCATAAGATACGTCAAGGAGAATATGAATTTATCTTTGCTCATAATGGTAGAGATGCCTTGGAAAAATTACAAGCAAATCCGCAAATAGATTTATTAGTAACTGATATTAATATGCCGGAGATAGATGGGCTAACTTTACTTAGTAAAATACGGGATCTGAATTTAGATATTAAAGCTGTCATTGTATCTGCTTACGAGGATCTCAAAAACATTAGACGAGCCATGAATCAAGGTGCTTTTGATTTTATTACTAAGCCTATAGATTTTCAAGAATTAGAAAGCACTATGAACCGTGCTTTAGAGTATGTGCAAGAGATAAAAAATAAAAGTTCTTTAGTGTCATCTGATCAATTACCAGAAGTTCAAAGTAAGGAAATATATGTAAATAATCAATTGGTTTTGGAAAAACAGCAGGAAATCAACCATTCAACCAACTTAGATTATATCGATTTTCAGGAAATAGAGACTGGTGTTAATCAACTAATTAATCATTTACGACTTTATCAGCAAGACTTTCCTCTTGCCTCACCACAAATTTTGCAGAACGCCAAAGATATTGATTTGGCATCTCTATTGCTAGGATTACCTACAACTATACAATCAATGAAAGATAAAACTAATCAACCATGA
- a CDS encoding heme NO-binding domain-containing protein — MYGLVNKAIQDMISKHHGEDTWEAIKQKAGLEDIDFFVGMEAYSDDVTYHLVGAASEVLGKPAEELLIAFGEYWVTYTSEEGYGELLASAGDSLPEFMENLDNLHARVGLSFPQLRPPAFECQHTSSKSMELHYQSTRCGLAPMVLGLLHGLGKRFQTKVEVTQTAFRETGEDHDIFSIKYEDSNLYDD; from the coding sequence ATGTATGGTTTAGTGAACAAAGCCATTCAAGACATGATTAGCAAGCATCACGGCGAAGATACATGGGAAGCCATCAAGCAAAAAGCCGGACTGGAAGATATTGATTTTTTCGTAGGGATGGAAGCTTATAGTGATGATGTTACTTATCATTTGGTTGGTGCCGCTAGTGAAGTATTGGGTAAGCCTGCCGAGGAACTGCTGATAGCCTTTGGGGAATACTGGGTGACATATACATCCGAAGAAGGCTATGGAGAACTTTTAGCTAGTGCGGGAGACTCTTTACCAGAGTTTATGGAAAACCTTGATAACCTTCATGCCAGAGTAGGCTTAAGTTTTCCTCAGCTTCGTCCCCCCGCTTTTGAGTGTCAACACACCAGTAGCAAGTCGATGGAACTCCACTACCAATCAACTCGCTGTGGTTTAGCTCCAATGGTGCTTGGTTTACTCCACGGATTAGGGAAACGCTTTCAGACAAAAGTTGAAGTTACTCAAACCGCTTTTCGTGAGACTGGTGAGGATCACGATATCTTCTCTATTAAATACGAAGACTCGAATTTATATGACGACTGA
- a CDS encoding PP2C family protein-serine/threonine phosphatase, whose product MKENTFSSVPNLNYPSSSEWSPPYPAPQPPSPPTKVKILVIDDDRIIQLILKQALQEQGYEVILATNGLQGIEQADKHHPALIICDWQMDEMDGLEVCRKIKSEPTLSTTFFILLTSRRAVEDRVEGLDTGADDFLSKPIDVNELKARVRSGLRLYQTNQELQRLAQDLQLQKQLLETELNEAADYVKSILPQPLSGLININSQFLPSSQLGGDCFDYYWLDDDHLVIYLLDVSGHGLAAALPSISIHNLLRSRSLPQADLYDPAQVLRDLNLFFQMDQQNCQYFTMWYGVFKRSSQQLTYASAGHPPALLLSPSTDSQLDIQKLATRSLPIGAFTEAKYCNAICNIQSGSKLYVFSDGVYEVEKSDGNMWNFESFIKVIAMCNQPLEEGLSEILEAIKTTTGSQIFNDDCSLIEINFVLK is encoded by the coding sequence ATGAAAGAAAATACATTTTCCTCAGTCCCCAATCTGAATTACCCCTCATCCTCAGAATGGTCGCCACCTTACCCAGCCCCCCAGCCTCCATCTCCACCCACTAAAGTCAAAATCTTAGTAATTGATGATGATCGCATCATCCAATTAATTCTCAAACAGGCATTGCAAGAACAAGGCTATGAAGTCATTCTCGCCACCAATGGTTTACAAGGAATCGAGCAAGCCGATAAACACCACCCAGCACTGATAATTTGTGATTGGCAAATGGATGAAATGGATGGTTTAGAAGTGTGCCGCAAAATTAAATCAGAGCCAACCCTATCTACGACTTTTTTTATTCTCTTAACCTCACGGCGAGCTGTAGAAGACCGAGTGGAAGGCTTAGATACGGGGGCAGATGATTTTTTAAGCAAACCAATTGACGTAAATGAACTCAAAGCCCGTGTACGCTCTGGCTTGAGGCTATATCAAACAAATCAAGAACTGCAAAGATTAGCGCAAGATTTACAACTCCAAAAACAGCTTTTAGAAACAGAGTTGAATGAAGCGGCTGATTATGTCAAATCGATTCTTCCCCAACCTTTATCGGGATTAATCAACATCAATTCTCAATTTTTGCCCTCTAGTCAATTAGGTGGTGATTGTTTTGATTACTACTGGCTTGATGATGATCATTTAGTTATCTACCTGCTGGATGTTTCTGGACATGGATTGGCAGCAGCATTACCATCAATTTCCATACATAATCTACTGCGATCGCGTTCTCTTCCTCAAGCTGATCTATACGATCCCGCACAAGTTCTCCGAGACTTAAATCTTTTCTTTCAAATGGATCAGCAAAATTGTCAATACTTTACGATGTGGTACGGAGTTTTTAAGCGGAGTTCTCAGCAGCTCACTTATGCTAGCGCCGGTCATCCTCCAGCTTTACTACTTTCTCCTTCCACTGACTCTCAATTAGATATCCAAAAGTTAGCCACTCGCAGTCTGCCAATTGGAGCATTTACAGAAGCAAAATATTGCAATGCTATCTGTAATATCCAAAGCGGTAGTAAACTCTATGTATTTAGTGATGGAGTTTATGAAGTGGAAAAATCTGATGGTAATATGTGGAATTTTGAAAGCTTCATTAAGGTAATAGCTATGTGCAATCAACCACTCGAAGAAGGGTTAAGTGAGATTTTAGAAGCCATAAAAACTACCACTGGTAGTCAAATATTCAACGATGACTGCTCTTTAATAGAAATAAATTTTGTTCTTAAGTAA
- a CDS encoding response regulator: protein MTTDRDSSSKKFGLSPEQFAALFPFHLVIDRELKIVQAGEVIQRILEPMVLLDSYLGEHFQISRPKCLTSFEGICQQTRSLFILQAHYQEIQLKGQMLNLESRDHLLFLGSPWITDIADLKNLGLKINDFPLHDSVSDYLFLLQAKNSALADAQKLTTKLKDQKTELQTTALRLRTLIESLQSGILLEDANQHIILVNQEFCDYFRIPLPPQALQGMDCQQALEASKHLFTEPERFICTTDEIIRQGKMFLHQEWELQDGRTLEQNYIPIVVDHKLYGHLWKYRDITQYKKSEVALRLSEERLKLAVDAVEEGLWDWNLVTGEVYRSARWFTMLGYTPMEIGNDIKFRDKLIHPDDIPLMQQRLISHLKGDTPFYEVEIRLLAKSGEWRWILDRGKLVSRDSQGRAIRMVGTHLDITQRKQAEQDLQQQYQHTLLLKQITEEIRQSLQWEKILKTTVTEVQRILQVDRALIFQINSDGSGKVVQEAVMPGWSVTLDQDIYDPCLKDGYLNMYRDGRITAIADVYQGGLKPCYVEFLQQFQVKANLVVPIRVRRNLWGLLIVHQCDRPRQWTELELDLLKHLADQMGIALTQSQLLAQETRQAQLLALQNEELNVAKQVAEKANMAKSNFLATMSHEIRTPMNAIIGMSGLLLDTTLKPEQFDYVETIRNSSHTLLTIINDILDFSKIESGKLELEEQPFDLRLCVEEALDLLAPQAASKGIELMYQLEPDTPTLVVGDITRIRQILWNLVSNAVKFTKIGEICITIGAKQKIYKQTDPTRYEFQFAVQDTGIGIERDRLHRLFKPFSQVDASMTRRYGGTGLGLAISKRLSEIMGGKMWVESQSHQGSIFYFTATLQVNSSAINSAAKVDPELVGKRLLLAVGNANLRKCLTRQLQSLGLDVQAVDSNATALHCLWQHTSLALAVLDVDSPQINGLHLSTKIRAIPQHQNLPLVMLSAKGKQTLEVKQVASEFTAFLHKPLRHYQLHNTLLQIVRGKWLSKSTPQGIIPSYSRLPKPNLPAIDTHLAENLPLKILLVEDVLVNQKIAMNMLHLLGYRTDVANNGLEALEALQRQLYDVVFMDIQMPEMDGWETTHKIRQEFSPTLQPWIIAMTAHARPEDRQQCLAAGMDDYISKPISLEDITTALKKFGSQRQPALESPASVSISAPPAPTPQPKIEEVIDQQTLEYLRNLGGSDEADEDGGGSSIITELIQLYLEDTPAKIQAIQDAATLEDRSQLARIAHALRSPSVSIGAINLGKICETVEDEAKEQSMDQLTALVNQLNNEYQNVVAALKTLIF, encoded by the coding sequence ATGACGACTGATAGGGATAGTAGCTCCAAAAAATTTGGTCTTTCTCCCGAACAATTTGCTGCTTTGTTCCCCTTCCATCTGGTTATAGATCGAGAATTAAAGATTGTTCAGGCGGGTGAGGTAATTCAGCGTATTTTGGAGCCTATGGTGCTTCTTGATAGTTATTTGGGAGAGCATTTTCAAATCAGTCGCCCCAAATGCCTAACTAGCTTTGAAGGGATTTGCCAACAAACGCGATCGCTTTTCATTCTACAAGCCCACTATCAGGAAATACAGCTAAAGGGACAAATGTTAAATTTAGAGTCCCGCGATCATCTGCTATTTCTTGGTTCTCCTTGGATTACTGATATCGCTGATTTAAAAAATCTGGGATTGAAGATCAATGATTTCCCTCTACATGACTCTGTTTCCGATTATTTGTTTCTGTTACAGGCTAAAAATTCTGCCCTTGCTGATGCTCAAAAACTGACTACAAAACTCAAAGACCAAAAGACTGAATTACAAACAACAGCCTTACGACTGAGGACACTAATTGAGAGTTTACAGTCTGGCATTCTCCTGGAAGATGCAAACCAGCATATTATTCTAGTAAATCAAGAATTTTGTGATTACTTTCGCATTCCTCTACCTCCACAAGCTTTGCAAGGTATGGATTGTCAGCAAGCTTTGGAAGCGAGTAAACATCTATTCACTGAACCAGAGAGATTTATTTGCACCACAGATGAGATCATCCGTCAAGGCAAAATGTTTCTCCATCAAGAATGGGAACTTCAAGATGGACGCACCTTAGAGCAAAACTATATACCGATTGTGGTTGATCATAAACTTTATGGTCATCTGTGGAAATATCGTGACATTACCCAATACAAAAAATCAGAAGTTGCTTTGAGGTTAAGTGAGGAACGATTAAAGCTGGCTGTAGATGCTGTAGAAGAAGGTCTATGGGACTGGAATCTAGTCACGGGAGAAGTTTATCGTAGCGCACGTTGGTTTACCATGTTGGGTTACACCCCTATGGAAATTGGCAACGATATTAAATTCAGAGATAAGTTGATCCATCCAGATGATATCCCCTTGATGCAGCAAAGGCTGATATCCCACCTCAAAGGTGATACTCCTTTCTATGAAGTAGAAATACGTTTACTCGCTAAATCTGGAGAATGGAGGTGGATTCTCGACCGGGGTAAATTAGTGAGTCGGGATTCTCAGGGTAGAGCTATCAGAATGGTGGGAACTCATTTAGATATTACCCAACGGAAACAGGCAGAACAAGACCTACAGCAGCAATATCAACACACTTTACTGCTGAAACAAATCACAGAAGAAATCCGCCAGTCCTTACAATGGGAAAAAATTCTCAAGACAACAGTTACAGAAGTTCAGCGAATTTTACAAGTTGATCGCGCCCTGATTTTCCAAATCAATTCTGATGGTTCTGGCAAAGTGGTTCAAGAGGCGGTAATGCCTGGATGGTCAGTCACTTTAGACCAAGATATTTATGATCCCTGCCTCAAAGATGGATACCTTAATATGTATCGGGATGGACGCATTACTGCCATTGCTGATGTGTATCAAGGGGGTTTGAAACCTTGCTATGTAGAATTCTTGCAACAGTTCCAGGTCAAAGCTAATTTGGTTGTACCAATTCGAGTGCGACGAAATTTGTGGGGGTTATTAATTGTCCATCAGTGCGATCGCCCCAGGCAATGGACGGAATTAGAATTGGATCTCCTCAAACATCTGGCAGATCAAATGGGTATTGCCCTCACCCAATCCCAATTATTGGCTCAGGAAACTAGGCAAGCCCAATTATTAGCGCTGCAAAATGAAGAACTGAACGTTGCTAAACAAGTAGCAGAGAAGGCAAATATGGCTAAGAGTAATTTCCTGGCCACCATGAGCCATGAAATTCGTACTCCGATGAATGCCATCATTGGTATGAGTGGACTGCTCCTAGATACTACCCTCAAACCTGAGCAATTCGACTATGTAGAAACTATTCGCAACAGCAGTCACACATTATTAACAATCATTAATGACATCCTCGACTTTTCTAAAATTGAGTCTGGCAAATTAGAACTAGAAGAACAACCTTTTGATTTACGCCTTTGTGTGGAAGAAGCCTTAGATTTACTGGCTCCTCAAGCAGCCTCAAAAGGCATCGAACTCATGTACCAACTAGAACCAGACACACCCACTTTAGTTGTGGGTGACATTACTCGTATCAGGCAAATTCTGTGGAATTTGGTCAGTAATGCGGTCAAGTTTACCAAAATTGGCGAAATATGTATCACTATTGGGGCAAAACAGAAGATTTATAAACAGACAGACCCTACTCGCTACGAATTTCAATTTGCAGTCCAAGATACGGGTATTGGCATAGAACGCGATCGCCTACATCGATTATTCAAACCTTTTAGTCAAGTCGATGCCTCCATGACTAGACGCTATGGTGGTACAGGCCTGGGACTGGCAATCAGTAAGCGCCTGAGTGAAATCATGGGCGGCAAAATGTGGGTAGAAAGTCAATCGCATCAAGGCTCTATTTTCTATTTCACTGCTACCTTACAGGTCAATTCCTCTGCCATCAATAGCGCCGCCAAGGTCGATCCAGAATTGGTTGGCAAACGATTACTGCTAGCAGTCGGTAACGCCAACTTGAGAAAATGCTTAACCCGGCAACTCCAGTCCTTAGGATTAGATGTCCAGGCTGTAGATTCCAACGCGACGGCGCTACATTGTCTATGGCAACATACTTCCCTAGCTCTAGCTGTGTTAGATGTTGATAGCCCACAGATCAACGGCCTCCACCTCAGTACAAAAATCCGTGCTATTCCCCAGCATCAGAATTTACCTCTGGTGATGTTGAGTGCTAAAGGCAAACAAACTTTAGAAGTGAAGCAAGTAGCATCGGAATTTACGGCTTTTCTACATAAACCCCTGCGCCATTACCAGTTACACAATACACTTTTGCAAATTGTACGTGGTAAGTGGTTGAGCAAATCCACCCCTCAAGGCATAATTCCCTCTTACTCCCGCTTACCTAAACCCAATCTCCCAGCTATTGATACCCATCTGGCGGAAAATTTGCCGCTCAAAATTCTTCTAGTTGAAGACGTGTTGGTGAATCAGAAAATTGCGATGAATATGCTGCATCTGTTGGGATATCGTACCGATGTCGCTAACAATGGCTTAGAAGCTCTGGAAGCGCTACAAAGACAACTCTATGATGTTGTGTTTATGGATATTCAGATGCCGGAAATGGATGGCTGGGAAACCACCCACAAAATTCGCCAGGAATTTTCCCCTACTCTTCAACCTTGGATCATTGCCATGACTGCCCACGCCCGCCCAGAAGATCGTCAGCAGTGCTTGGCAGCAGGTATGGATGACTACATAAGTAAGCCGATCAGCCTAGAAGATATCACCACAGCTTTGAAAAAGTTCGGTAGTCAGCGTCAACCAGCATTAGAGTCTCCCGCATCGGTGTCTATATCTGCCCCACCTGCACCTACCCCACAACCCAAAATAGAAGAGGTAATTGACCAACAGACTTTAGAATACCTGCGAAATTTAGGTGGTAGCGACGAAGCAGATGAGGATGGAGGCGGTAGTAGTATCATCACTGAGTTAATCCAACTTTACCTAGAAGATACCCCAGCCAAAATTCAGGCAATTCAAGATGCAGCAACCTTGGAAGACCGTTCACAGTTAGCCAGAATAGCTCACGCTTTGCGATCGCCTAGTGTGAGTATTGGAGCTATTAACCTGGGAAAAATCTGTGAAACCGTGGAGGATGAAGCCAAGGAACAATCAATGGATCAACTTACTGCTTTGGTTAATCAACTCAACAACGAATATCAAAATGTTGTAGCGGCACTTAAAACCCTTATTTTTTAA